A part of Silvimonas soli genomic DNA contains:
- a CDS encoding methyltransferase family protein, protein MFEHILAWHGLGWLVWAIWWIFFAGGIKQGQTPQHAWAWLVQVLLIFGGFVLLNQYDPSNSTLEQVLSLLLLVVGLAGMYRARRMLGAAWTAPAGLPDPQPLITCGLYRRIRHPFYSFFVVAFAGTALAHGWQALWIVVLVLVAFMWKARHEDAALRQIFGSTWSDYSNHTARMLPGIW, encoded by the coding sequence ATGTTCGAGCATATTCTTGCCTGGCACGGCCTTGGCTGGCTGGTCTGGGCCATCTGGTGGATCTTTTTTGCTGGCGGCATCAAGCAAGGGCAAACCCCGCAACATGCCTGGGCGTGGCTGGTGCAAGTGCTGCTGATTTTTGGTGGCTTTGTGCTGCTCAATCAATACGACCCCAGCAACAGCACGCTGGAGCAGGTGTTATCGCTGCTGCTGCTGGTTGTGGGGCTGGCGGGCATGTACCGGGCCCGGCGCATGCTGGGGGCCGCATGGACCGCGCCCGCTGGCCTGCCTGATCCGCAGCCGCTGATTACCTGCGGGCTGTACCGGCGCATCCGTCATCCTTTCTACAGTTTCTTTGTTGTGGCCTTTGCTGGCACGGCCCTGGCACATGGCTGGCAAGCGCTGTGGATAGTGGTGCTGGTGCTGGTGGCCTTCATGTGGAAAGCCCGGCATGAGGATGCAGCGCTCAGGCAGATTTTTGGCAGCACGTGGTCTGATTACAGCAATCACACGGCGCGCATGTTGCCAGGCATCTGGTAA
- a CDS encoding high-potential iron-sulfur protein, with product MSSRRDFLLKTLPAAGVAVMLARHAHAQDPLLAETDPEAIKLAYVADATTVDKAKNPSWASGQRCDTCELYNSPDGGPTGSCSLIKGKLVQGGGWCNQYVM from the coding sequence ATGAGCAGCCGTCGAGACTTTTTGCTGAAAACCCTGCCCGCCGCTGGCGTCGCGGTCATGCTGGCGCGCCACGCCCATGCGCAGGACCCATTGCTGGCAGAAACAGACCCGGAAGCGATCAAGCTGGCGTATGTGGCCGATGCCACGACGGTCGACAAAGCCAAAAACCCGAGCTGGGCCAGCGGGCAGCGTTGCGATACCTGTGAACTCTATAACTCACCGGATGGTGGCCCGACCGGCTCCTGTAGCTTGATCAAAGGCAAGCTGGTGCAAGGCGGCGGCTGGTGTAACCAGTATGTGATGTAG